The following are from one region of the Leptolyngbya sp. CCY15150 genome:
- a CDS encoding tetratricopeptide repeat protein → MSSQDSQEMESAADRALKSGVDLYHHRRFEEAISLLQQALMDYQHEHSPEGLGRAHSALGLVYYALGNYRDSITEAHQGLDAARRAGDRRTERQALGTLGNAYRHMGNHELAITYKLESLNISRAIDDQRGEVAALNNLGMAYKAIGDCDRAIAFYEQALALVRPLHDLRVESQVLRNLGNAHHSNANYCKTLDYYEQLLVVTRQMDDMRTQGQVLKNLASVCYAAGQLPKATDYHRQRLVLVRSLCDRRAEEQTLENLGVIYDALGEYDKAIYYYEQRLEVVRSLPDWELERQTLKCLENLCHAIGDYARMSRYTHEAITLDSQGAVA, encoded by the coding sequence TCTCTATCATCACCGGCGCTTTGAGGAAGCTATTAGCCTGCTACAACAGGCCTTAATGGACTACCAGCATGAGCACAGCCCCGAAGGGTTGGGGCGAGCTCATAGCGCCCTAGGGTTGGTCTACTATGCCCTAGGCAACTATCGCGACTCGATTACCGAAGCGCACCAGGGCCTAGATGCGGCCCGCCGGGCAGGCGATCGCCGCACGGAGCGCCAGGCCTTGGGCACTCTAGGTAATGCCTATCGTCACATGGGCAACCATGAGCTTGCCATTACCTATAAGTTAGAAAGTCTAAATATTTCTCGGGCTATTGATGATCAGCGTGGTGAAGTGGCTGCGCTGAACAACCTAGGTATGGCCTATAAGGCGATTGGAGATTGCGACAGGGCGATCGCTTTTTATGAACAGGCCCTAGCGCTGGTACGACCTTTGCATGACTTACGGGTTGAAAGCCAAGTGTTGCGCAATCTTGGCAATGCCCATCATTCTAATGCCAATTATTGCAAAACCCTCGACTATTATGAGCAACTGTTGGTCGTCACCCGGCAAATGGACGATATGCGTACCCAAGGGCAGGTGCTGAAAAACTTGGCCAGCGTTTGCTATGCGGCAGGGCAGTTGCCGAAAGCCACCGACTATCACCGCCAGCGTCTAGTTCTGGTGCGATCGCTCTGTGATCGCCGGGCGGAGGAGCAAACCTTAGAAAATCTGGGGGTAATCTACGATGCTCTCGGTGAATATGACAAGGCGATTTACTACTATGAACAGCGTTTAGAGGTCGTGCGCAGTTTGCCGGATTGGGAGCTGGAGCGGCAGACGCTGAAATGTTTAGAAAACCTCTGCCATGCCATTGGTGACTATGCCCGCATGAGTCGCTACACCCATGAAGCCATCACCCTAGATAGCCAAGGAGCTGTGGCCTAG